A window from Candidatus Limnocylindrales bacterium encodes these proteins:
- a CDS encoding glycosyltransferase family 39 protein: MTSRRDLAPAAGVFLVALAYLLVLRPYGFQLEDEGTHLFWFDRVMRGQQPYVDFHTGYTPGFFAFGKAVFSLFGESATALRAVLAVVNALTAAGMAELTRRITGSWIAWVPPLLWLAFVPVFTGEFAAFNVPYPTWAVTFAWALLAFAMLAWIESRQAALLVGAGAAAALAMWFRPNSGAFALAAATWLVVAASSRRSLLDRIAAPLAAVFMAAGVWYTFEFRVAGMDALVHLVPMFAIAALLAGPVARRLPRRDTAGTAASLACLGAAFAIPTLAWALPLWLSLGRDRFLYEVFLVGADYQTLYYKPHPPAEPYALLIVATLIAVAVGGRFVAARRVRPLPILLTVAAVGAITKLVVFREGLAPEGLVHSIVAQLENASFWLAAVTSFGAAGWLWRVGADELGRSPRTRALLVLTPIATAMYMQMFPRSDFMHQITSVPLTMVVACGLLDRTAAWWSRGHWPNRWNAEFIVRLKVLTAAAATVAIGFVDNLGGPIQSMMRAAPVTPMPARLDVRVEAAAGDEVESIASTVAFLRARTDEGEALWSFPATSGLLFAAGRANVAPHDYWYPGRPDRAEEARVLGLLAIARPRFIVTLNKGWNFLDESPAYFSQLRAFVVREYGLAARYGRYDILGRRDVIGGDASLPDISPMPAGTASGRDSVIQPNLERRRQAAWRWMESMTPEEAQAAALPEDRHGALLLLRALRDGGDMRGAAWAILGYESKDPRIRREAVDAMLALSRANRAARTRFADDFNAAVYRPFVAQLAAAANELSRIELLRPFASDVAELAAAGDSAN; this comes from the coding sequence GTGACCTCCCGTCGTGACCTTGCCCCGGCCGCCGGCGTCTTCCTGGTCGCGCTCGCGTATCTTCTCGTTCTGCGTCCCTACGGATTCCAGCTCGAGGACGAAGGCACGCACCTGTTCTGGTTCGACCGCGTCATGCGCGGCCAGCAGCCGTACGTCGACTTCCACACCGGCTACACGCCCGGCTTCTTCGCGTTCGGCAAGGCGGTGTTCTCGCTGTTCGGCGAGTCGGCGACGGCACTTCGCGCGGTGCTGGCGGTCGTCAACGCTTTGACAGCGGCCGGCATGGCCGAGCTTACGCGCCGTATCACCGGATCGTGGATCGCGTGGGTACCGCCGCTGCTGTGGCTCGCGTTCGTGCCGGTCTTCACCGGGGAGTTCGCGGCGTTCAACGTCCCCTATCCGACGTGGGCGGTCACGTTCGCATGGGCTCTGCTCGCATTTGCCATGCTCGCGTGGATCGAGTCTCGCCAGGCCGCGCTGCTCGTCGGCGCCGGCGCAGCCGCGGCGCTCGCGATGTGGTTCCGCCCGAACTCGGGCGCGTTCGCGCTCGCCGCCGCGACGTGGCTCGTCGTTGCAGCAAGCTCGCGACGTTCGTTGCTCGACCGGATTGCCGCGCCGCTGGCAGCGGTGTTCATGGCGGCCGGCGTCTGGTACACGTTCGAATTTCGCGTGGCGGGGATGGACGCGCTCGTCCACCTGGTGCCGATGTTTGCCATCGCTGCGCTGCTCGCGGGTCCGGTGGCGCGGCGACTTCCACGCCGGGATACAGCCGGCACAGCGGCATCGCTGGCCTGCCTCGGTGCGGCGTTCGCGATCCCGACTCTGGCGTGGGCGCTCCCATTGTGGCTGTCGCTCGGCCGCGACCGTTTCCTGTACGAAGTCTTTCTCGTCGGCGCGGACTACCAGACGCTGTACTACAAACCGCATCCGCCGGCCGAGCCGTACGCTCTGCTGATCGTGGCGACGCTGATCGCAGTCGCGGTCGGCGGCCGTTTCGTCGCCGCGCGACGCGTACGGCCGCTGCCGATTCTGCTCACGGTTGCAGCCGTCGGCGCAATCACGAAGCTGGTCGTATTCCGCGAGGGTCTCGCTCCGGAAGGCCTCGTTCATTCGATCGTCGCGCAACTCGAGAACGCGTCGTTCTGGCTTGCCGCGGTCACCAGCTTCGGCGCCGCCGGCTGGCTGTGGCGGGTCGGCGCCGACGAGCTCGGGCGCTCGCCGCGCACGCGCGCGCTGCTGGTGCTGACGCCGATCGCGACGGCGATGTACATGCAGATGTTCCCGCGCAGCGATTTCATGCACCAGATCACGTCGGTGCCGCTGACGATGGTTGTCGCATGCGGCCTTCTCGACCGGACGGCGGCGTGGTGGAGCCGCGGCCACTGGCCGAACCGCTGGAACGCGGAATTCATCGTGCGGCTCAAGGTGCTCACGGCTGCGGCCGCGACCGTCGCCATCGGTTTCGTCGACAATCTCGGCGGGCCGATCCAGTCGATGATGCGCGCCGCGCCGGTAACGCCGATGCCTGCGCGACTCGACGTTCGCGTCGAAGCCGCCGCCGGCGACGAAGTCGAGTCGATCGCATCGACCGTCGCGTTCCTTCGTGCCCGAACCGACGAAGGCGAGGCGCTGTGGTCGTTCCCGGCGACGAGCGGGCTCTTGTTCGCGGCCGGCCGGGCAAACGTCGCGCCTCACGATTACTGGTACCCCGGCCGCCCCGACCGGGCCGAGGAGGCGCGCGTGCTCGGGCTGCTCGCGATCGCGCGTCCGCGCTTCATCGTCACGCTGAACAAGGGATGGAATTTCCTCGACGAGTCGCCCGCGTATTTCTCGCAGCTTCGAGCCTTCGTGGTGCGCGAATATGGGCTGGCCGCGCGTTACGGGCGCTACGACATTCTCGGCAGGCGCGACGTGATCGGTGGCGATGCTTCGCTGCCTGACATTTCACCGATGCCCGCGGGAACCGCCTCGGGTCGCGACAGCGTCATCCAGCCGAACCTCGAACGGCGCCGCCAGGCCGCGTGGCGATGGATGGAATCGATGACGCCGGAAGAAGCGCAGGCGGCTGCACTTCCTGAAGACCGGCATGGCGCGCTGCTTCTTCTTCGAGCACTGCGCGACGGCGGGGACATGCGCGGCGCCGCGTGGGCGATCCTCGGATACGAATCGAAGGATCCGCGCATCCGGCGCGAAGCCGTCGACGCGATGCTGGCGCTTTCGCGCGCGAATCGCGCTGCGAGGACTCGTTTTGCTGACGATTTCAATGCAGCCGTCTACCGGCCGTTCGTCGCCCAACTTGCCGCTGCTGCGAACGAGCTGAGCAGGATCGAGCTTCTCCGGCCATTCGCGAGCGATGTGGCCGAGCTCGCCGCGGCCGGAGACTCCGCGAACTGA
- a CDS encoding arylsulfatase: protein MKTKSILHVFAAFITQATLVALVLSAATAHAADPKLDRTVLPIAEPDYPHSDVFDARNAKMPPRFQVKAPAGAPNVLIVLIDDMGFGMSGAFGGPLHMPTVEHLAAEGLRYNQFHTTSLCSPTRTALLSGRNHHMNNMGVITEFASGFPGYTGQRPNDVAPLAEMLRLNGYSTGFFGKNHETAAWEVSPSGPTDRWPTRSGFDKFYGFIGGETNQWAPMLYDGLTQIETPHTANYNFMTDMTDKAIAWMQFQKALTPDKPFFLYFAPGATHAPHHVPKSWIEKYKGKFDGGWDKMREETLARQIRLGIVPADTRLAPKPPGIKDWDTLNADEKKLFTRQMETFAGFAEYADTEAGRLVDAIKETGEYDNTLIVYIVGDNGTSAEGGMDGVFNEYTYFNGVAETVADQLKYYDQWGGPMTYPHMAAGWAIAGDTPFTWAKQVASDFGGTRNGMVMSWPSRIKAKGEIRSQFHHVIDIAPTILEAASLPEPKSVNGTRQSPIEGVSMVYSFDDAGAASKRHTQYFEMFGNRAIYSDGWFARVIHRAPWEMKPRATLENDTWALYDTRSDFSLSHDVAAENPGKAKELEKLFLKEAEKYRVLPLDDRTMERGVAKLAGRPDLMDGRTTLTLHAGMKGMSENVFINVKDTSHTITAEVEVPRGKANGVIIAQGGRFGGWSLYLDNGKPTYTYNYLGLERSTVQAPAVLGAGKSTVRFDFAYDGGGLGKGGMASLSVNGKPVGQKRLERTQAVIFSADETADVGVDDATPVVETYAKDSAFTGRIDKVTVEVKPAAH from the coding sequence ATGAAAACCAAGTCCATTCTGCACGTGTTTGCCGCGTTCATCACGCAGGCAACGCTGGTCGCTCTCGTGTTGTCCGCTGCGACTGCGCACGCTGCCGATCCGAAGCTGGATCGCACGGTTCTCCCGATCGCCGAGCCGGACTACCCGCACAGCGACGTTTTCGATGCGCGAAATGCAAAAATGCCGCCTCGCTTTCAGGTCAAGGCGCCGGCGGGAGCTCCCAACGTCCTCATCGTGCTGATCGACGACATGGGCTTCGGCATGTCGGGCGCGTTCGGCGGCCCGCTCCACATGCCGACGGTCGAGCATCTGGCCGCCGAGGGTCTGCGGTACAACCAGTTTCACACGACGTCGCTGTGCTCGCCGACGCGCACCGCGCTGCTCAGCGGACGCAATCACCACATGAACAACATGGGCGTGATCACCGAATTCGCGAGTGGTTTCCCCGGCTACACGGGACAGCGGCCGAACGACGTCGCGCCGCTTGCCGAGATGCTGCGCCTGAATGGCTACAGCACCGGTTTCTTCGGCAAGAATCATGAGACCGCGGCGTGGGAAGTCAGCCCGTCGGGTCCGACCGACCGCTGGCCGACGCGTTCCGGCTTCGACAAGTTCTACGGCTTCATTGGCGGCGAAACCAACCAGTGGGCGCCGATGCTCTACGACGGCCTGACGCAGATCGAGACGCCGCATACCGCGAACTACAACTTCATGACCGACATGACCGACAAGGCGATCGCCTGGATGCAGTTCCAGAAGGCGCTGACGCCGGACAAGCCGTTCTTCCTGTATTTCGCGCCGGGAGCGACGCACGCCCCGCACCACGTGCCGAAGTCGTGGATCGAAAAATACAAGGGCAAGTTCGACGGCGGCTGGGACAAGATGCGCGAAGAGACGCTTGCCCGTCAGATCCGTCTCGGCATCGTCCCGGCGGATACCAGGCTCGCGCCCAAGCCGCCCGGCATCAAGGACTGGGACACGCTGAATGCCGACGAAAAGAAGCTGTTTACGCGCCAGATGGAAACGTTCGCCGGCTTTGCCGAGTACGCGGATACCGAAGCCGGCCGTCTCGTCGATGCGATCAAGGAGACCGGTGAGTATGACAACACGCTGATCGTCTACATCGTCGGCGACAACGGGACGAGCGCCGAAGGCGGCATGGACGGCGTGTTCAACGAGTACACGTATTTCAACGGCGTTGCCGAGACCGTCGCCGATCAGCTCAAGTATTATGACCAGTGGGGAGGCCCGATGACGTATCCCCACATGGCGGCGGGCTGGGCGATCGCCGGCGATACGCCGTTTACGTGGGCGAAGCAGGTCGCATCGGACTTCGGCGGAACGCGCAACGGCATGGTCATGAGCTGGCCGAGCCGCATCAAGGCCAAAGGCGAGATCCGCAGCCAGTTCCACCACGTGATCGACATCGCGCCGACGATCCTCGAAGCCGCCTCTCTTCCCGAGCCGAAATCGGTCAACGGCACCAGGCAGTCGCCGATCGAAGGCGTCAGCATGGTCTACTCGTTCGACGACGCCGGCGCGGCGTCAAAGCGGCATACGCAATATTTCGAAATGTTCGGAAATCGCGCGATCTACTCCGACGGCTGGTTTGCACGCGTGATCCACCGCGCGCCATGGGAGATGAAACCGCGGGCCACTCTCGAGAACGACACATGGGCCCTGTACGACACCCGCAGCGATTTCAGCCTGTCGCATGACGTGGCGGCGGAGAATCCCGGCAAGGCGAAGGAGCTCGAGAAGCTGTTTCTCAAGGAGGCCGAGAAATACCGCGTGCTGCCGCTCGACGACCGCACCATGGAGCGCGGTGTGGCGAAGCTCGCCGGACGCCCGGACCTCATGGACGGCCGCACTACCCTGACGCTTCATGCCGGCATGAAGGGAATGTCCGAGAACGTCTTCATCAACGTCAAGGACACCTCGCATACGATCACCGCCGAGGTGGAGGTGCCGCGCGGCAAGGCGAACGGCGTCATTATCGCCCAAGGCGGACGTTTTGGCGGCTGGAGCCTTTACCTCGACAATGGCAAGCCGACCTACACGTACAACTATCTCGGCCTGGAGCGTTCCACCGTGCAGGCGCCCGCGGTCCTCGGTGCAGGTAAGTCCACGGTGCGCTTCGACTTCGCGTACGACGGCGGCGGACTCGGCAAGGGCGGCATGGCTTCGCTTTCGGTCAACGGCAAGCCGGTCGGCCAGAAGCGACTCGAACGCACGCAGGCGGTGATTTTTTCCGCCGATGAGACCGCCGACGTCGGCGTGGATGATGCGACACCGGTCGTCGAAACCTACGCGAAGGACAGCGCGTTTACCGGCAGGATCGACAAGGTCACGGTCGAGGTGAAACCGGCGGCGCACTGA
- a CDS encoding SDR family NAD(P)-dependent oxidoreductase, with the protein MEQKARLSKLSRSVAGKIALVTGAASGMGRATAHLFADEGAHVIVTDVGSDRVAAVVREISSAGGSARGWEMDVTDSAAVAKVVGEGAAHFGGLDIVVNNAGAVWMTPIDATDFEENWAKSLDVLLTGQTRVVRAALPFLRKSATPRIVNIASTEGFGATKYGAAYTAAKHGVIGLTRSLAVELGSEAITVNCIAPGPIRTGMTDAIPDEAKMIFAKRRTALGRYGEPEEVAHATLNFCLPAMTFVTGSVLVVDGGVLIRNA; encoded by the coding sequence ATGGAACAGAAGGCTCGTCTTTCGAAGCTCAGCCGCTCGGTCGCGGGAAAAATTGCGCTGGTTACCGGCGCTGCATCCGGCATGGGGCGGGCCACCGCGCACCTGTTTGCCGACGAAGGCGCGCATGTGATCGTGACCGATGTCGGCAGCGACCGCGTAGCAGCCGTTGTCCGCGAGATCTCGTCTGCGGGCGGTTCGGCGAGGGGCTGGGAGATGGACGTCACCGACAGCGCGGCCGTCGCGAAGGTCGTCGGCGAGGGCGCGGCACATTTCGGCGGCCTCGACATCGTCGTCAACAATGCCGGCGCCGTCTGGATGACGCCGATCGATGCGACCGATTTCGAAGAGAACTGGGCGAAGTCGCTCGACGTGTTGCTGACCGGCCAGACCCGCGTCGTGCGCGCGGCGCTTCCGTTCCTGCGCAAGTCGGCGACCCCGCGCATCGTCAACATCGCGTCGACCGAAGGCTTCGGCGCGACCAAATATGGAGCCGCGTACACCGCCGCCAAGCACGGCGTGATCGGCCTGACGCGATCGCTTGCGGTCGAGCTCGGAAGCGAGGCGATCACCGTCAACTGCATCGCGCCCGGCCCGATCCGCACCGGCATGACCGATGCAATCCCGGACGAAGCCAAGATGATCTTTGCGAAAAGGCGCACGGCGCTCGGACGTTACGGCGAGCCGGAAGAGGTTGCGCACGCAACGCTCAACTTCTGCCTGCCGGCGATGACGTTCGTGACAGGCTCCGTGCTCGTCGTCGACGGCGGCGTGCTGATCCGCAACGCGTAG
- a CDS encoding RidA family protein, producing MTERRSVYSGTRWEPLVAYCRAKRVGSFIAVSGTVAADEHGNAVAPGDVHAQTLYALAKIERALAELGAGMSDVVRTRCFLTDLSRFDEFARAHREVFSGIDPAATAVEVSRLVAPEYVVEIEVDAIVTD from the coding sequence ATGACCGAACGCCGCAGCGTCTATTCCGGAACCCGGTGGGAGCCGCTGGTTGCATACTGCCGCGCAAAGCGCGTCGGAAGCTTCATCGCGGTCTCCGGTACCGTCGCCGCCGACGAGCACGGCAACGCAGTCGCGCCGGGCGACGTCCATGCCCAGACGCTCTACGCCCTGGCGAAGATCGAACGGGCGCTCGCTGAGCTCGGCGCCGGCATGAGCGACGTCGTCCGCACCCGATGCTTCCTTACCGACCTGTCGCGCTTCGACGAGTTCGCACGCGCCCACCGCGAAGTGTTCTCCGGCATCGATCCCGCAGCGACGGCCGTGGAAGTGTCGCGCCTCGTCGCTCCGGAGTATGTGGTCGAGATCGAAGTCGATGCGATCGTCACCGACTGA
- a CDS encoding DsbA family protein: MSLKSTIAPRVAGMITSTRTRDLRRRAVELRRYLGGGRHRVHYFHQVDDPYSHLAAQLLEPFLERYDVELDVHLVGPPADAAAPDRERLVEYSRVDASRVAAERGLVFRDPGAQPADALVMLATRLLATAPSPRAFAALAPKVGEALWDHDDETLHALVRDQPRAASVDVRSVLAAGEQLRTSLGHYLGAVFCYGGESYWGVDRLGYLENRLVGLGAARDANALLLAPRIDVTGDTIGAGGAAMTLEYFVSLRSPYSYISMPRTYALAARTGVELKLRPVLPMVMRGLAVPAAKRWYITLDSKREADSIGVPFGRIADPVGRPVERAFSLYPYAASKGRAAEYLHSFCRAAFAEGVATGTDEGLRHVIEGAGLPWADAMRHADQDGWRAELETNREEMLAMGLWGVPSYRLRGPAGHADFCTWGQDRIHQVESEIRLRAAQNPA; the protein is encoded by the coding sequence ATGTCTTTGAAGTCGACCATCGCGCCTCGCGTCGCCGGGATGATCACGAGCACGCGCACGCGCGACCTGCGGCGCCGTGCCGTCGAGCTCCGCCGTTACCTTGGCGGCGGCCGGCACCGCGTCCACTATTTTCACCAGGTCGACGATCCGTACAGCCATCTTGCCGCACAGCTCCTCGAGCCGTTTCTCGAACGGTACGACGTCGAGCTCGACGTGCACCTGGTCGGTCCTCCGGCTGATGCGGCAGCTCCCGATCGCGAGCGTCTCGTCGAGTATTCCCGCGTGGACGCCTCGCGCGTCGCCGCGGAACGCGGCCTCGTGTTTCGCGATCCGGGCGCGCAGCCGGCCGATGCTCTCGTCATGCTTGCAACGCGCCTGCTGGCGACAGCGCCGTCGCCGCGGGCGTTCGCGGCGCTTGCCCCCAAGGTCGGCGAAGCGCTGTGGGATCACGACGACGAGACGCTCCACGCGCTCGTCCGCGATCAGCCTCGCGCAGCGTCGGTGGACGTCCGGTCGGTCCTCGCTGCCGGCGAGCAGCTTCGGACCAGTCTCGGGCACTATCTGGGCGCGGTGTTCTGTTACGGCGGGGAATCGTACTGGGGTGTCGACCGGCTCGGGTATCTCGAGAACCGGCTCGTCGGCCTCGGCGCCGCGCGCGATGCGAACGCGCTGCTGCTCGCACCGCGCATCGACGTCACGGGCGATACCATCGGCGCCGGCGGCGCGGCGATGACGCTTGAATATTTCGTCTCGCTGCGCAGCCCGTACAGCTACATCTCGATGCCGCGCACGTATGCGCTGGCGGCGAGGACCGGCGTCGAGCTGAAGCTCCGGCCGGTGCTTCCGATGGTCATGCGCGGGCTCGCCGTTCCCGCGGCCAAACGCTGGTACATCACGCTCGACTCCAAGCGCGAAGCCGATTCGATCGGCGTTCCGTTCGGAAGGATCGCCGATCCCGTGGGACGTCCGGTCGAGCGCGCGTTCTCGCTCTATCCGTACGCTGCGTCGAAAGGGCGCGCCGCCGAATACCTCCACTCGTTCTGCCGCGCAGCGTTCGCCGAAGGCGTGGCGACCGGCACCGATGAAGGACTCCGGCACGTGATCGAAGGAGCCGGCCTGCCGTGGGCCGATGCCATGCGCCACGCCGACCAGGACGGCTGGCGCGCCGAGCTCGAAACGAACCGCGAAGAGATGCTCGCGATGGGCCTGTGGGGCGTGCCGAGCTATCGCCTGCGCGGCCCCGCCGGCCATGCGGATTTCTGCACGTGGGGCCAGGACCGGATTCACCAGGTCGAATCGGAAATCCGTCTGCGCGCCGCGCAAAATCCTGCGTGA
- a CDS encoding helical backbone metal receptor, with amino-acid sequence MTETIFSTTPRRERAVFPAFRGFTTRAVTAAALASAAVVTWNLAAVTCARAAEGAAPKRIISLAPAITETLFALGLGARVVGVSTYCDYPPDAAALPKVGTFTEPVAEVIVALHPDLVLTSPSPGNETAVRAIERTGVRVAVVQSEGAIAEARSAMLDIARNVGAIDEGNRLVAELDARLAALKARARDLPHLRAAVVIGREPLVLAGPASYLGELVELAGGVNVAAAIGGRWPRVGMEFLVAARPDVLIDLTSAMGGALKETAAARTSETAKNSEAAETDATAQNPAASWLELGSVPAVANGRIITERDSMMLRPGPRMADAADTLFAALHPALRSDAATMPGTSAPVPDASGDTAGR; translated from the coding sequence ATGACAGAAACGATTTTTTCGACGACGCCGCGCCGCGAGCGTGCAGTTTTCCCGGCTTTTCGGGGTTTTACGACGCGTGCGGTGACCGCGGCCGCTCTCGCTTCTGCTGCAGTCGTCACGTGGAATCTTGCAGCCGTGACATGCGCCCGCGCCGCTGAGGGGGCCGCGCCGAAGCGGATCATCTCGCTCGCGCCCGCGATTACCGAGACGCTGTTCGCGCTCGGTCTCGGCGCCCGGGTGGTCGGTGTCTCGACGTACTGCGATTATCCGCCGGACGCAGCCGCGCTTCCGAAGGTCGGAACGTTTACCGAGCCGGTCGCCGAAGTCATCGTCGCGCTCCACCCCGATCTGGTTCTGACTTCTCCGAGCCCCGGAAACGAAACTGCCGTGCGCGCCATCGAGCGCACCGGCGTACGCGTGGCGGTGGTGCAGAGTGAAGGAGCAATTGCCGAAGCACGCAGCGCCATGCTCGACATTGCGCGCAACGTCGGCGCGATCGACGAAGGCAACCGCCTCGTTGCCGAGCTCGACGCGCGTCTCGCGGCACTGAAGGCCCGCGCGCGCGATCTTCCGCACCTGCGTGCTGCCGTAGTGATCGGCCGCGAGCCGCTCGTGCTGGCGGGTCCGGCGAGCTACCTCGGCGAGCTTGTCGAGCTTGCCGGCGGCGTCAATGTCGCGGCAGCAATCGGGGGTCGCTGGCCGCGCGTCGGAATGGAGTTCCTGGTCGCAGCCAGACCCGACGTGCTGATCGATCTGACCTCGGCGATGGGCGGAGCTCTGAAGGAGACCGCAGCTGCAAGGACCAGCGAAACCGCGAAGAACAGCGAAGCCGCGGAAACAGACGCCACCGCACAAAATCCCGCGGCATCATGGCTCGAGCTCGGGTCCGTTCCCGCGGTGGCCAACGGCCGCATCATAACGGAGCGCGATTCGATGATGCTGCGCCCGGGCCCGCGGATGGCCGATGCGGCCGACACGCTGTTCGCGGCGTTGCATCCCGCTTTGCGAAGCGACGCAGCGACGATGCCTGGAACCTCTGCACCCGTTCCCGACGCATCCGGCGACACGGCAGGACGCTGA
- a CDS encoding iron ABC transporter permease, whose amino-acid sequence MPGRLTPTRLASGVAATALGAAVAIAIALTVGSVPVDFHALVAGDPGMRTIFFDLRLPRVLLAAIVGAALAVSGAALQPTLRNPLASPEIIGVSGGAAIAAVLALAFLPAGAMSNGLVPVIAFAGATASSLLVFQLAHVRGRLDPYTQVLVGVTFNTFAAALILLVHALVDLKRSHSIVFWMMGGIAIEPYPVVALAAALVAAATFALLRDARSLDLLALGDEAARSLGADADSVRRRVFLASSLLVGAVVSLCGIITFAGLVVPHVLRRLLGSDNRLLLPASFFGGAAFLVACDALARWVAAPAELPVGAITALAGAPFFVYLLRRGREKHGGLA is encoded by the coding sequence ATGCCCGGCCGTCTGACCCCGACAAGGCTTGCGAGCGGTGTGGCGGCGACGGCGCTCGGAGCGGCCGTTGCAATCGCGATCGCGCTCACGGTCGGGAGCGTGCCCGTCGACTTTCACGCGCTCGTCGCGGGCGATCCCGGCATGCGCACGATTTTCTTCGACCTGCGGCTTCCGCGCGTGCTGCTCGCGGCGATCGTCGGCGCAGCGCTGGCCGTATCCGGCGCAGCGCTGCAGCCGACCCTGCGCAATCCGCTCGCGAGCCCGGAGATCATCGGCGTCTCCGGCGGAGCCGCAATCGCTGCGGTGCTTGCGCTGGCGTTTCTTCCGGCCGGAGCGATGTCGAACGGCCTCGTGCCGGTCATCGCGTTCGCCGGTGCAACGGCATCGAGCCTGCTCGTGTTCCAGCTCGCGCACGTGCGCGGACGGCTCGACCCGTACACGCAGGTGCTTGTCGGCGTGACGTTCAATACGTTCGCGGCGGCGCTGATCCTGCTCGTGCACGCGCTCGTCGATCTCAAACGCTCCCACTCGATCGTGTTCTGGATGATGGGCGGCATCGCGATCGAGCCGTATCCGGTGGTCGCGCTCGCGGCTGCGCTGGTCGCAGCAGCGACGTTTGCGCTGCTGCGCGACGCCCGCTCGCTCGACCTGCTGGCGCTCGGCGACGAAGCCGCGCGTTCGCTCGGCGCCGACGCCGATTCGGTGCGCCGGCGCGTGTTCCTGGCATCGTCGCTGCTGGTTGGTGCGGTCGTCTCGCTTTGCGGCATCATCACGTTCGCGGGGCTCGTCGTTCCGCACGTGCTGCGCCGCCTGCTCGGAAGCGACAACCGCCTGCTGCTTCCCGCATCGTTCTTCGGCGGCGCTGCGTTTCTCGTCGCATGCGATGCGCTTGCGCGATGGGTCGCCGCGCCGGCCGAGCTGCCGGTCGGCGCAATCACGGCGCTCGCCGGTGCGCCGTTCTTCGTCTACCTGCTGCGTCGCGGCCGTGAGAAGCACGGAGGCCTGGCATGA
- a CDS encoding ABC transporter ATP-binding protein translates to MTRGRLHFDAVCYSHEAQRRGGAPPCLSDIRLSVEPSRSLAIVGPNGSGKTTLLRLAAGEIKAASGRIEICGLDPSRAPRREMARRIAVVAAHASVGFGYTVEEVVLMGRAPWVEGYGLESDEDVAIARDAMTALDVAHLSHRIFDSLSSGERQRAAVARALAQQPELLLLDEPGAFLDIKHQIELYDVLLERSRAAGLTVVSVLHDLNLAALYFEDVAMIRDGRIFAYGAPDDVITYANVRAVFDTDVYVDRNHLTGHLNVLPLRRGMARAAEGGRQRESSE, encoded by the coding sequence ATGACGCGCGGCAGGCTGCACTTTGATGCTGTCTGCTACTCGCACGAAGCGCAGAGGCGCGGCGGAGCGCCGCCGTGCCTTTCGGACATCCGCTTGTCCGTCGAGCCAAGTCGAAGCCTTGCCATCGTCGGACCGAACGGATCCGGCAAGACCACGCTGCTGCGGCTCGCGGCGGGAGAGATCAAGGCCGCGTCGGGCCGCATCGAGATCTGCGGGCTCGATCCGTCGCGGGCGCCGCGCCGCGAGATGGCCCGGCGCATCGCAGTCGTTGCAGCGCACGCGTCGGTCGGCTTCGGGTATACGGTCGAGGAAGTCGTGCTGATGGGGCGCGCGCCGTGGGTCGAAGGCTACGGGCTCGAGTCGGACGAGGACGTGGCGATTGCGCGCGACGCGATGACGGCGCTCGACGTCGCGCATCTCTCCCACCGGATCTTCGACAGCCTTTCGAGCGGCGAGCGCCAGCGTGCGGCGGTTGCGCGCGCGCTCGCGCAGCAGCCGGAGCTGCTGCTGCTCGACGAGCCCGGTGCGTTCCTCGACATCAAGCACCAGATCGAGCTCTACGACGTGTTGCTCGAGCGCAGCCGCGCGGCCGGACTGACCGTCGTCTCCGTGCTGCATGATCTCAATCTCGCGGCGCTCTATTTCGAGGACGTCGCGATGATCCGCGACGGACGCATCTTCGCGTACGGCGCGCCGGACGACGTGATCACATACGCGAACGTGCGAGCCGTTTTCGATACCGACGTTTACGTCGACCGCAATCATCTGACGGGCCACCTGAATGTGCTTCCGCTGCGTCGAGGCATGGCTCGTGCAGCCGAAGGCGGGCGGCAACGGGAATCGTCCGAATGA